TATCCAAGGCCAATATAAAATTGATCTTCCAGGTATTTGTCATCAAAAGCTTCTTGGGTTTCGACTTCTTGGGAACATATCTTCTGCACAAGGCAAAAAAAAGTTAACGCAATAAAAAGGAATCTTGGCATAAAGCAAAATAAAGAAAACTATGGATCATTTGGCCAATGGAAAGGGCTCCTTATTTCAATTCCATATTTTTAAACACATTTCCTTCAACCGTTGTATAGTTGATTTTAAGAAGATTTACTTTTTGGAGCTCCTTCTTAAGATCGGTTATGACGCCCATTTTTACCTTATTATCGGCCTTTATGGAAACCATTGCCGACCTCTGGAGGTGTTCTGGCATCGCTCCCAATGCTTTCAGCGAATAATAGTCTACTTCATTTATGGCAACCAATCTATCTTCAATTTGTATTTTGATGGGAACGTTATCGACCTCATTGGAATTGGATGGAACAGGGCCTACAAAAATCTCAATGATACGGTCCGTTCTATCCAGTTTATCCACTTCATTGGCCATCGGCAATTGGTTTTCCACCAAAAGATTTTGATTCTTAATGGTGGTTACCGTCATAAAAAAGAACAAAAGTATAAACACGATATCCGGTAATGATGCCGTGGAAATAGCTGGTAACCTGGTAGGGTTGTTTCTCTTAATTGGTGACATGGTATCGAATTTTATTGATGTATTACTTCTGGTTCAATTATTTTTTGAGGGAACATGGTCCTTATGCCCTCAATTTTCCCTTTTATGGCCATTTTCTCCGTAGGGCCAATATCCTCGCCATAGTTTTGTACAAGGGTTTCGTATGCTATTCCATACAGCCTTGAACTTTCCCGGTTTCTAAGAAGGTTATAGGCCCCTATTATTTCATTCTGTACCGAAACATAATAGGCATAGTCACTCTCCCTACTTGTTGTTATGGAAATAATGGCCTGGTCCGGATGTTCTGAAAGATGGGCAAGCCGTTCCCCTTTACAGTAGCCACAAAAGTCTTTATCATCCGTTTGTAGCCCCCCATTATCAATAAAGGAAACCACTTTAGTACGTAATTCTTCCAATGGTAGGATATCCCCTTCCACCATTAACTGGTTTTTGGCATTTATACCGATCTCCAGTAGATTTCTTGCTTTTATTTCTACATATGGGTCCGTGCTTTCCCTTGGTAGGATACGATTCAACCCAACATCGGTTTCAATTGAGGCGGTCACCAAAAAGAAGATCAACAATAAAAATGCGATGTCCGCCATGGAACCCGCATTAACTTCGGGGGCTTGTTTTAGTTTTGACATGGTACCGTAATTTTAATGGCCAAGGAATTCTGTTCCCTTTGCCGAATAATCACAATAACCATTCCAAAAAAATTGTTAAATCCCTGTTCGTCCCTGAAAACAAAAAACGCCCCGAAAGGGACGTTTTTAAGTACATTTTAGATAGGGTCTACCTTATTGGAGATTATTAAAAGCATCTCCCTCATAGGTGGTGTAATTGACCTTTAACGCATTTACCTGTCTCAACTTTTGTTTGATATCCGAGATAAGGCCCATATTGGCATCCTTATCCACTTTTAATGCAGTGGTCAACACATTTTGTAGTTCTTGCGGCTTTTTAGCACGCTCCGCCAGAATGTACGTCCCTACTTCATTAACATCAGCAAACTTATCGTTCAACTGTATTTTAGGCTCCGTACCATAAACACTTTGATATTCCCTGGTGGGCTTACCTACATAAATATAAATAACGCGATCTTTCTTCTCCAACTTTTTAACTTCACTGGCATTGGGCAATGTGTTTTGCACCAACAGCGAGCTATCCTTCATCGTCGTTACGGTCATAAAGAAAAACAGCAACATAAAGACAATATCTGGGAGGGAAGCCGTAGAAACCGCAGGTAAATCCCCGTCCTTTTTCTTTGCAAATTTAGCCATCTACTTTGGTTTTATTAATTAACGGAGGTCTCTGCTTCGGATAATTTCTGTGGAAACAATTCTTGAATCCGCTTCACTTTGGGCTTTAGGTCGTCCCTTTCCGCCGAGGGTGTTTCCGGGTTCAGATATTTTGCTTCCATTTCAGTAAAATCACGACCATAAAGTCTTTGGGCCTCCCTATTCCTTAAATCGTTGTAGGCACCTACCAACTCATTCTGCACCGTGATATAGGTGGAATACTTGGTTTCCCTATCATTCTTTAAGGAAATAATTGCCTTTTCCGGATTATCCGAAGAAGAAGCATCCTTTCTACCTTTACAGTAATTACAACTACCATCCCCACCGTTATCCAAGAAGGCAATAGCTTCTTTTCTTAGATTTTTGATGTCCAAGATTTCCTCTTCTACCAGTAATTGACCATTTCTATTGATGTTTACAGTGAATATATTCTTCTGCTTAATAACTACATCAACATCTTCCGGCGGTTCCGCTGGAGGTAACATTCTATCCAATCCTGCATCCGTTTCAATGGTGGTGGTCACCAAGAAAAAGATAAGCAGAAGAAAGGCGATATCCGCCATGGAACCTGCATTGACCTCTGGTGCTCCTTTTCTTCTAGGCATGTTTTTAAATTTTTAACGTCCAATTAATTTCTTGATCCCTGGCCATATCATCAAAGCAACAGCTATTAGGACCATTCCAAAGAACACGTTAAGCATCATACCGATGTTCTTTACAGTTCCAGTAGTGGGTTCAATATCCCTACCCGCAAAAGTTTGCACTACTGCTTCAGCTTCTTCACTGTTTGACAAGGCATAGCCAATTATGAAAAGTACTACCAAGCCTCCAAGGGAGAAAAGTGCTTTCTTCAATCCGCCTTTTGTTGTCAACATCTTCCTTAATCCAAAGAACAAAGCTGAAACTGCAGCAATAACCAATAGCAGCCACATAATCCCGAACATCACACTAATTCCTGTGCTATTGATAGCCTCTGGATCAGCTGCATCCGGCATCATGAAAAAACACATAATGGCCGCAATAATGCCTATTACAATTAATATTATTTTTAAAATCCTATGCATTTTCCGATAGTTTATCCGTTACTACTTATTTCTTGTGGGCAGCCAACATATCAATCAAAGAGATTGAAGAGTCTTCCATGTCATTAACGATACTATCGATTTTAGCGATGATATAGTTGTAGAAAATTTGAAGGATAATCGCAGTAATCAAACCAAAAACCGTAGTCAATAACGCCACCTGGATATCACCGGCGATCAAAGAGGCACTTAAGTTACCTACAGCTGCAATTTTCTGGAAGGCCGCAATCATACCGATTACCGTACCCATGAACCCAAGCATGGGTGCAATTGCGATAAATAGGGATAACCAAGAAACATTTTTCTCCAATTGTCCCATTTGTACCCCACCATAAGCTACAACCGCTTTTTCTGCAGACTCCAATCCTTCATCAACACGGTCAAGACCTTGGTAGAAAATAGAGGCAACGGGGCCCTTGGTATTTCGGCATACTTCTTTGGCTGCTTCAACGCCACCGGAAGCCAATGCATCTTCCACTTGTTGTTTTAGTTTAGCGGAATTTGTGCTGGCAAGGTTCAAATAAATGATACGCTCAATGGCCACGGCCAAACCTAAAATTAAACATAACAATACGATACCCATAAAAACTGGCCCACCTTGAATGAACTGCTCTTTCAATACCTGGGTAAATCCTTTGCTTGCCTCAGCCCCTTCTTGCAGCATGGCCGCAGAGGAAGTTGTGGTACCAACAATAAACATTCCGGCAGTAGCCAGAGTAAGGGATATTTTTTTCATCGTGTTCAAACTTAAATTTTAGTTAGTTAATAATGTTAAAGATATAAAAATTTAGAAATTAAAAAATTTTAAACTTCGCAGAGAGGAAGGGATTCGAACCCTCGATACACTTTTGGTGTATACACACTTTCCAGGCGTGCGCCTTCGACCACTCGGCCACCTCTCTATTTTCAATAGTTAGGCCGACCAATAAACAAAAAAATAATTAGTTAAAGAAATTTGGGGCGTTAATTTTGCTGCATTTCCCCCCGTAGCGGCCTTTCAAAAAACGCCCTGAATTGGCTCGATGGCAGTTGCATTCCCAAGAGGTACATTGCCTTGGCCACGGCAGCTTCCGTTGTAAGATCCTTTCCATTAATGAGTTGTATCTGTCGTAACCGTTCACTGGTTTGATACTGTCCCATCACCACCGCTCCCCCAACGCATTGGGTTACATTAACGATATGCAAACCATTTAAAATGGAATCTTCCAGGATTTTGATGAACCATTCATCGGTAAAAGCATTACCCGCACCGTAGGTTTCCAAAATCAACACCTTAAGGTCTTTTGCATTCAATACAGCTTCCACAAACTCCCTGGCCATACCGGGGAACAACTTTAGGATACCTACCCTGGAATCCATTTCGGTACGTACGTGTAAGCCCTTCTCCCCTTTGGTGGACAATAAATAGGGATAATTGATCTTTAGATTAACCCCGGACTCGATCAGCGTTGGATAGTTGAGTGAGCGAAAAGCCTGAAAATGTTCTGCATTGATTTTGGTTGTCCTGTTACCGCGGTATAATTTGTATTCAAAATAAAGCCCTACTTCCCTTATCACGGGTTGGCCATTCTCCGTTAAAGAGGCAATCTGTATGGCAGTAATTAAGTTCTCTTTGGCATCGGTTCTCAAATCACCTATGGGAAGCTGGGACCCGGTCAGTATAACCGGTTTTGCCAGATTCTCCAACATAAAACTTAGGGCCGAAGCCGTAAAGCTCATGGTATCACTTCCATGCAATACCACAAAACCATCAAAATCCGCATAGTTTTCCCCTATAATCCCAACAATATCGGCCCAGTAGGTTGGATTCATATTGGAGGAATCAATCGGGTTTTTAAAGGAAACCGTGGTAATGTCACAATCCAATTGAAAAAGTTCCGGAATATTCTTTTGCAGTTCGGTAAAATCAAAGGCGGATAAGGCTCCGGTTTCATAATCCTTTACCATTCCAATAGTCCCCCCTGTGTAAATCAACAGTATATTGGCGCGTTCCTTCATATTCCAAATACCTGTTTTGAGTTTTCCGTCGTAATCCGAGCAATTTCCTTCTGCGGTAATCCATAGATTTGGGAAAGTTTGTCCAACACCTTAATAAGGTAAGAACTTTCATTGCGCTTCCCCCGGTACGGCATGGGGGCCAAATAAGGAGCGTCTGTCTCCAACACGATATGGTTTAAGTCAATTTGCCCAAGAAACCGATCTATTTTTCCATTCTTAAAGGTCACTACCCCTCCAATACCCAATTTCATATTATAGGCTATCGCCTTTTGTGCTTGTTCCATGGTCCCCGTAAAACAATGAAATATCCCATAAAGGTCATCGCCCTTCTCCTGTTCCAGGATTTCAAAAATTTCATCAAAGGATTCCCGGGAGTGGATAACAATGGGGAGCTTATATTTTTTGGCCAATTTGATCTGCTGCACAAAGGCCATTTGTTGCTGCTTTAGATAGGATTTATCCCAGTAAAGGTCGATCCCTATCTCCCCAACTGCATAAAAGCTTCGCTTTTGGAACTCTTTTTCAA
The sequence above is a segment of the Muricauda sp. SCSIO 64092 genome. Coding sequences within it:
- a CDS encoding ExbD/TolR family protein yields the protein MPRRKGAPEVNAGSMADIAFLLLIFFLVTTTIETDAGLDRMLPPAEPPEDVDVVIKQKNIFTVNINRNGQLLVEEEILDIKNLRKEAIAFLDNGGDGSCNYCKGRKDASSSDNPEKAIISLKNDRETKYSTYITVQNELVGAYNDLRNREAQRLYGRDFTEMEAKYLNPETPSAERDDLKPKVKRIQELFPQKLSEAETSVN
- a CDS encoding asparaginase gives rise to the protein MKERANILLIYTGGTIGMVKDYETGALSAFDFTELQKNIPELFQLDCDITTVSFKNPIDSSNMNPTYWADIVGIIGENYADFDGFVVLHGSDTMSFTASALSFMLENLAKPVILTGSQLPIGDLRTDAKENLITAIQIASLTENGQPVIREVGLYFEYKLYRGNRTTKINAEHFQAFRSLNYPTLIESGVNLKINYPYLLSTKGEKGLHVRTEMDSRVGILKLFPGMAREFVEAVLNAKDLKVLILETYGAGNAFTDEWFIKILEDSILNGLHIVNVTQCVGGAVVMGQYQTSERLRQIQLINGKDLTTEAAVAKAMYLLGMQLPSSQFRAFFERPLRGEMQQN
- a CDS encoding ExbD/TolR family protein; protein product: MAKFAKKKDGDLPAVSTASLPDIVFMLLFFFMTVTTMKDSSLLVQNTLPNASEVKKLEKKDRVIYIYVGKPTREYQSVYGTEPKIQLNDKFADVNEVGTYILAERAKKPQELQNVLTTALKVDKDANMGLISDIKQKLRQVNALKVNYTTYEGDAFNNLQ
- a CDS encoding ExbD/TolR family protein — encoded protein: MSPIKRNNPTRLPAISTASLPDIVFILLFFFMTVTTIKNQNLLVENQLPMANEVDKLDRTDRIIEIFVGPVPSNSNEVDNVPIKIQIEDRLVAINEVDYYSLKALGAMPEHLQRSAMVSIKADNKVKMGVITDLKKELQKVNLLKINYTTVEGNVFKNMELK
- a CDS encoding ExbD/TolR family protein; translation: MSKLKQAPEVNAGSMADIAFLLLIFFLVTASIETDVGLNRILPRESTDPYVEIKARNLLEIGINAKNQLMVEGDILPLEELRTKVVSFIDNGGLQTDDKDFCGYCKGERLAHLSEHPDQAIISITTSRESDYAYYVSVQNEIIGAYNLLRNRESSRLYGIAYETLVQNYGEDIGPTEKMAIKGKIEGIRTMFPQKIIEPEVIHQ
- a CDS encoding TatD family hydrolase, with the translated sequence MILTDTHTHLYSEAFDEDQDLMMKRAMDLGVKRFFVPAIDSTYAERMYSLEQQYPTAVFLMMGLHPTHVKENYEEELEFVEKEFQKRSFYAVGEIGIDLYWDKSYLKQQQMAFVQQIKLAKKYKLPIVIHSRESFDEIFEILEQEKGDDLYGIFHCFTGTMEQAQKAIAYNMKLGIGGVVTFKNGKIDRFLGQIDLNHIVLETDAPYLAPMPYRGKRNESSYLIKVLDKLSQIYGLPQKEIARITTENSKQVFGI
- a CDS encoding MotA/TolQ/ExbB proton channel family protein; translated protein: MKKISLTLATAGMFIVGTTTSSAAMLQEGAEASKGFTQVLKEQFIQGGPVFMGIVLLCLILGLAVAIERIIYLNLASTNSAKLKQQVEDALASGGVEAAKEVCRNTKGPVASIFYQGLDRVDEGLESAEKAVVAYGGVQMGQLEKNVSWLSLFIAIAPMLGFMGTVIGMIAAFQKIAAVGNLSASLIAGDIQVALLTTVFGLITAIILQIFYNYIIAKIDSIVNDMEDSSISLIDMLAAHKK